A single Leptospira kirschneri serovar Cynopteri str. 3522 CT DNA region contains:
- a CDS encoding DJ-1 family glyoxalase III, whose translation MPKVLVPFAEGMEEMEAVIVVDVLRRAGIEVLSASLKEGPVKASRGVRILADITLGEINFEDFDMIVLPGGGGGTKVLGAEPKILELLKDAKEKNKWIAAICAAPSILVHQNILTSKDRFTAFPGIISNNSGYTGSRLEISGKIVTSIGPGSAFEFALELVKILSGEESMLKVKSALQLAS comes from the coding sequence ATGCCAAAGGTTTTGGTCCCATTCGCGGAAGGAATGGAGGAAATGGAGGCAGTTATCGTAGTGGACGTTCTTCGTAGAGCCGGAATAGAAGTTTTAAGTGCGTCCTTAAAAGAAGGTCCGGTAAAAGCATCCAGAGGAGTACGTATTTTAGCAGATATAACGTTAGGCGAAATTAATTTTGAAGATTTTGATATGATCGTTCTTCCAGGAGGTGGAGGCGGAACAAAAGTTTTAGGTGCAGAACCGAAAATTTTGGAACTTCTCAAAGACGCAAAAGAAAAGAACAAATGGATCGCCGCGATTTGTGCGGCTCCTAGTATTTTAGTACATCAAAATATTTTAACATCTAAAGATCGTTTTACTGCATTTCCAGGAATTATATCTAACAACTCCGGTTATACTGGTTCCAGATTGGAAATTTCCGGAAAAATAGTTACGAGTATAGGTCCCGGCTCCGCGTTCGAATTTGCTTTAGAACTCGTTAAAATACTTTCTGGGGAAGAATCCATGTTAAAGGTAAAATCAGCTCTTCAACTGGCTTCATGA
- a CDS encoding DUF962 domain-containing protein, giving the protein MKSVETWLDEYGESHQNPINKNIHWICVPSIYFTVVGLLWAIPVPSIFLSVPYLNFATIALVLALVFYIRLSPTLAFGMLILSSLMMYLIILLQRTLLPIMIGNYSYGILEFSITIFVLAWIGQFIGHQIEGKKPSFFKDLQFLMIGPIWLLGFIYKKMKIAY; this is encoded by the coding sequence ATGAAATCTGTAGAAACCTGGTTGGACGAGTACGGGGAAAGCCATCAAAATCCTATCAATAAAAATATACATTGGATTTGTGTTCCTTCGATTTATTTTACGGTCGTTGGACTTCTTTGGGCAATCCCAGTTCCTTCGATTTTTCTATCCGTACCTTACTTAAACTTTGCAACGATCGCTCTTGTTTTGGCGCTTGTATTTTATATACGACTTTCGCCTACATTGGCTTTTGGAATGTTGATTTTAAGTTCTTTGATGATGTATCTGATCATTCTTTTACAAAGAACCCTTCTGCCAATTATGATCGGAAATTATTCTTACGGAATTTTGGAATTTTCAATTACGATTTTTGTTTTGGCCTGGATCGGACAATTTATCGGCCATCAAATTGAAGGTAAAAAACCTTCCTTCTTTAAGGATCTTCAGTTTTTAATGATCGGCCCGATCTGGTTACTTGGATTTATCTATAAAAAGATGAAAATCGCCTATTAA
- a CDS encoding PHP domain-containing protein codes for MVFKRKIHPRVLYKVLGAFTFFVIIHLLTSFILTNELRSIKNFPFKGDKIHSPYSETKHRWLKMAFHLHSDRDGFSPFRSSPEEIQEKYLEKKYDLISITDYLKISGTESKNPKFFPGYEWGRDFNRKHILALGAESLIRDFFPLYASEENIQWTIDQIQKSGAFIVISHPGLEGSISYKILERLRGIDAVEVFSNYGDTFEDWIRLLDQGIPVLATSGDDLHYFPGELIRAMKLPLYQRIFHELTFSDQNEGEAFVRYILLNTYSIERDEIIRNLKKGNYVSVIKIANYMEDPKITELKLTKDLIMAEFPDKFLKIMFIGKNGKILKEDKLAFRSFYQFRNEDEYVIMKVVFSSGYIYSNPFYRTSNSDTK; via the coding sequence ATGGTATTTAAAAGAAAAATTCATCCTAGAGTCCTATATAAAGTTTTAGGCGCGTTTACTTTTTTTGTCATTATACATCTTCTTACTTCTTTTATTTTAACAAACGAACTCAGATCGATCAAAAATTTTCCATTCAAAGGAGATAAGATTCATTCTCCTTATTCTGAAACGAAACATAGATGGTTGAAAATGGCGTTTCACCTTCATTCGGATCGGGACGGTTTTTCTCCTTTTAGAAGTTCTCCAGAAGAGATTCAGGAAAAATATTTAGAAAAAAAATATGATCTAATCAGTATTACGGATTATTTAAAAATCAGCGGAACTGAATCTAAGAATCCTAAGTTTTTTCCGGGATATGAATGGGGAAGAGATTTTAATAGAAAACATATTCTTGCGTTAGGTGCCGAAAGTTTAATTCGGGATTTTTTTCCTCTTTATGCTTCTGAAGAAAACATACAATGGACAATTGATCAGATACAAAAATCGGGAGCTTTTATCGTGATTAGTCATCCTGGTTTAGAAGGATCCATTTCTTATAAAATTTTAGAACGTTTACGAGGAATAGATGCTGTAGAAGTTTTTTCTAATTATGGAGATACTTTCGAAGATTGGATTCGACTTTTAGACCAAGGAATTCCGGTGCTTGCTACGAGTGGGGATGATCTACATTATTTTCCCGGAGAATTGATTCGAGCTATGAAACTTCCGCTTTATCAGAGAATTTTTCATGAACTTACTTTTTCGGATCAAAATGAAGGAGAAGCTTTTGTTCGTTATATCCTATTGAATACCTATTCAATAGAACGAGATGAAATTATTCGGAATCTTAAAAAAGGAAATTACGTTTCTGTAATCAAGATTGCGAATTATATGGAAGATCCTAAAATTACCGAATTAAAATTAACGAAAGATCTGATTATGGCGGAGTTTCCAGATAAATTTCTTAAAATAATGTTTATCGGAAAAAATGGAAAAATTCTCAAAGAAGATAAATTGGCATTTCGGTCCTTTTATCAATTTCGAAACGAAGACGAATATGTGATCATGAAAGTAGTTTTTTCCTCCGGATACATCTATTCAAATCCGTTTTATAGAACCTCTAATTCTGATACAAAATAA
- a CDS encoding MBOAT family O-acyltransferase: MLFNSITFAIFFAIVYCIYWSISKKRRPDFLILSSAFFYIWFSWIFFFHFFFVILLNYFFYIRIKTSQNNPKSWMIVSILFNCINLGFFKYFYFFSRVLADLTGYPFFTEIQGIIHIVLPLAISFYSFQMIAAAVDAGRNQEGKTISLKEYFLFVLFFPVLIAGPIMRTGDFFPNLNNLEPDRDKIYNGCYLMLGGLIKKVLIADPASGLISPVFSNPATYDFTSLILAGIGYSIQVFCDFSGLTDMARGVGALLGFYLPENFKAPFFSLSGRELWQRWHITLSFWLRDYIYFSLGGSKVAVWRTHLNLILTMTIGGFWHGADYTFIAWGFYWGVLLAVERYLETSLGWKLTPDKNFVLKIVKVWIVFLLFSFGAILFRANNAKTMIQHVFGIFENVPNKIETELVLSSLSWLGNAGSLIDGNSFFILNQMENLEKFFYLFLGLVFFNWVQYVPDFWKRFRKYDPWLLTLVGVVSVFLLALFSEDSSAFIYYKF; the protein is encoded by the coding sequence GTGTTGTTCAATTCGATTACTTTTGCGATTTTTTTTGCAATTGTTTATTGTATCTACTGGTCGATTTCTAAAAAAAGGCGCCCCGATTTTTTGATTCTTTCCAGCGCTTTTTTCTACATTTGGTTTTCTTGGATTTTCTTTTTTCATTTCTTTTTTGTAATTTTACTCAACTATTTCTTTTATATTCGTATTAAAACTTCTCAAAATAATCCGAAGTCTTGGATGATCGTATCGATTCTTTTCAACTGTATCAATCTGGGATTTTTTAAATATTTTTATTTTTTTTCTAGGGTTTTAGCGGATTTAACTGGTTATCCGTTTTTTACGGAGATACAGGGAATCATACATATTGTTCTTCCTCTTGCGATTAGTTTTTATAGTTTTCAGATGATCGCTGCGGCTGTGGACGCGGGAAGAAATCAGGAAGGAAAAACGATTTCTCTAAAAGAATACTTTTTATTCGTATTATTTTTTCCTGTTCTGATCGCCGGACCTATCATGAGGACTGGAGATTTTTTTCCGAACTTAAATAATTTAGAACCGGATCGAGATAAAATCTATAACGGCTGTTATTTGATGTTAGGCGGATTGATCAAAAAGGTTCTGATTGCAGATCCGGCCTCTGGACTGATTTCTCCCGTATTTTCCAATCCTGCAACGTATGATTTTACTTCTTTGATTCTTGCAGGGATCGGGTATTCGATTCAGGTATTCTGTGATTTTTCGGGTCTTACCGATATGGCAAGAGGAGTAGGGGCGTTGTTAGGTTTTTATCTGCCTGAAAATTTTAAGGCTCCTTTTTTTTCCTTAAGCGGAAGAGAACTCTGGCAGAGATGGCACATAACTTTGTCTTTTTGGCTTCGGGACTACATATACTTTTCGTTAGGCGGAAGTAAGGTAGCGGTTTGGAGAACACATTTAAACTTAATTTTAACCATGACGATTGGAGGTTTTTGGCACGGTGCTGATTATACTTTTATCGCGTGGGGTTTTTACTGGGGAGTTTTACTTGCTGTAGAAAGATATTTAGAAACTTCTTTAGGATGGAAACTGACTCCCGATAAAAATTTTGTTTTAAAGATAGTCAAGGTTTGGATTGTGTTTTTGCTTTTTTCTTTCGGGGCCATTCTTTTTCGGGCAAATAACGCAAAGACTATGATACAACACGTATTCGGAATTTTCGAAAATGTTCCGAATAAAATTGAAACTGAACTTGTTTTGTCTTCCTTATCCTGGTTAGGAAATGCGGGAAGTTTGATTGATGGAAATTCCTTCTTTATACTCAATCAAATGGAAAATTTAGAAAAATTCTTTTACCTTTTTTTGGGTTTGGTGTTTTTCAATTGGGTTCAGTATGTTCCGGATTTTTGGAAACGATTTAGAAAATACGATCCTTGGCTTCTTACGTTAGTTGGCGTTGTCTCCGTTTTTTTGCTCGCTTTGTTTTCGGAAGATTCGAGCGCGTTTATCTATTATAAATTTTAG
- a CDS encoding FAD-binding oxidoreductase produces MFYTELNSKIDYTRENLRWNSWGAYGQDFFKVGQMQEILKFLSVELQISEIRKTPPVALEEITLPKSSFTQTQIRDLSKISGAKHFSIERRERILHSAGRSYYDVLRLSFNSLKNFVDGVIYPGKESEISKILEYCSKNHITVIPYGGGSSVVGGLEVIKGKGQKQVLSLDTTRMNSLLYLDLESHLATFQTGIYGPLLETSLNEKGFTLGHFPQSFEYSTLGGWIAARSAGQQSNRYGKIEEILTSLKVATPAGTVETLKEPASSTGPELNRIFAGSEGLLGIITEATIKVHKLPETRKYFGILFPNFESGVNFIREVNHREIPTSMIRLSDSNETRLYQTLGTIGKKNTPIRWLKNQIQNLILKWNSLGRDKCVVLLGLDGAREEVSRNFSRIQSILRKHRGLYAGTHLGEQWIHSRYNMPFLRNHLMENGIGVDTMETSTTYDRVLQLHKEGIDSLKKSIPGSISMCHISHSYHEGACLYFTILFPMDEKKPAEQWFKMKRSVSETFFQNGAPISHHHGVGFDHKVWYEKATSKPALQGLKMFKKEIDPKEILNPGKVFH; encoded by the coding sequence ATGTTTTATACGGAACTCAATTCTAAGATAGATTATACAAGAGAAAATCTAAGATGGAATTCTTGGGGAGCTTACGGTCAGGACTTTTTTAAAGTTGGACAGATGCAAGAGATCCTAAAATTTTTATCAGTCGAACTTCAAATTTCGGAAATACGAAAAACTCCTCCAGTCGCTCTGGAAGAAATCACTCTTCCTAAGTCCTCTTTCACACAAACTCAGATTCGAGATTTGAGTAAAATCAGCGGTGCAAAACATTTTTCGATCGAAAGGAGAGAAAGGATTCTTCATTCCGCTGGAAGAAGTTATTACGACGTATTAAGACTTTCGTTCAACTCTCTTAAAAATTTCGTAGACGGAGTGATTTATCCAGGTAAGGAATCTGAAATTTCCAAAATTTTAGAATACTGTTCTAAAAACCACATCACAGTAATTCCTTATGGAGGTGGCTCTTCCGTAGTGGGAGGTTTAGAAGTAATCAAGGGTAAAGGACAAAAACAGGTCCTTTCTTTAGATACTACTCGAATGAATTCTCTTTTATACTTAGATTTGGAAAGTCATTTGGCCACGTTTCAAACCGGGATCTACGGGCCTCTTTTAGAGACATCCTTAAATGAAAAAGGATTTACCCTAGGTCACTTCCCTCAGTCTTTCGAATATTCTACGTTAGGTGGTTGGATCGCAGCTCGAAGCGCGGGGCAACAATCAAATCGATATGGTAAGATTGAGGAAATTCTTACTAGTTTAAAAGTAGCGACTCCAGCGGGTACGGTCGAAACTCTGAAAGAGCCTGCCTCTTCAACGGGCCCTGAGTTGAATCGAATTTTTGCCGGAAGTGAGGGACTGCTCGGAATTATCACAGAGGCTACGATCAAAGTTCATAAACTTCCGGAAACTAGAAAGTATTTTGGAATTCTATTTCCTAACTTTGAATCAGGAGTTAATTTTATTCGAGAAGTCAATCATAGGGAAATTCCGACTTCTATGATCCGTCTCTCCGATTCAAACGAAACCCGTCTTTATCAAACGTTAGGCACTATTGGTAAAAAAAATACACCGATCCGCTGGCTCAAGAACCAAATTCAAAATTTAATTTTAAAATGGAATTCCCTTGGTAGAGACAAATGTGTAGTCTTACTTGGATTAGATGGCGCTCGAGAAGAAGTATCTCGAAATTTTTCAAGGATCCAATCGATTCTTCGTAAGCATAGAGGGCTTTACGCAGGAACTCATTTAGGGGAACAATGGATTCATTCCAGATACAATATGCCTTTCCTTAGAAATCATTTGATGGAAAACGGAATCGGTGTGGATACTATGGAGACATCCACTACATACGATCGGGTTCTTCAACTTCATAAAGAAGGAATTGACTCTTTGAAAAAATCAATTCCGGGTTCGATCTCTATGTGTCATATCTCTCATAGTTATCATGAAGGAGCTTGTTTATATTTCACCATTCTCTTTCCTATGGATGAAAAGAAACCCGCAGAACAGTGGTTCAAAATGAAACGTTCAGTTTCAGAAACTTTTTTTCAAAATGGCGCTCCTATCTCCCATCATCACGGAGTCGGTTTTGACCACAAAGTTTGGTATGAAAAAGCAACTTCCAAACCTGCGTTGCAAGGTTTGAAAATGTTCAAAAAAGAAATAGATCCAAAGGAAATCTTAAATCCGGGGAAAGTATTTCACTAA
- a CDS encoding S1/P1 nuclease: MKKDFFRIKFLIFVIIFLLYNSNVYAWGWEGHRAIGIIAQQLLINSKKFDPINDILGDLTLEQISTCPDELKAFQSQKREMSPVCSQVFTSPAPPTNTGPWHFIDIPVSLTNPTHDDIEKICKSTCVVAEIDKWSSVLADTTQTKAKRLQALSFVVHFIGDLHQPLHTAERNNDLGGNRVSVQIGKRKTNLHSMWDTSLVNYVSTNPVTVTIMLKSDIAFAQMETQMNPEAWTFQSFHFARNVAYDGIPIGRSITKISDVYIQNALPVVKHQLANAGVRLARHLEKLFSKYNTNE; the protein is encoded by the coding sequence ATGAAAAAGGATTTTTTTCGGATCAAATTTTTAATTTTTGTGATTATTTTTTTATTATATAATTCTAATGTTTATGCTTGGGGATGGGAGGGGCATCGCGCGATTGGAATTATTGCTCAACAATTATTGATAAATTCTAAGAAATTTGATCCGATAAATGATATTTTAGGAGATTTAACTTTAGAACAAATTTCTACCTGTCCAGACGAGTTAAAAGCATTCCAGTCTCAAAAAAGAGAGATGAGTCCGGTTTGTAGTCAAGTTTTTACCAGTCCAGCACCTCCAACAAATACGGGTCCTTGGCACTTTATAGACATTCCGGTTTCATTGACGAATCCTACCCATGACGATATAGAAAAAATTTGTAAATCTACTTGCGTAGTAGCTGAAATTGATAAATGGAGTAGTGTGTTAGCGGATACAACTCAGACAAAAGCAAAACGATTGCAGGCTCTTTCTTTTGTAGTACATTTTATAGGGGATTTACATCAACCTTTACATACCGCGGAAAGAAACAATGATCTTGGAGGGAATAGGGTGAGTGTGCAAATTGGAAAACGCAAAACTAATTTGCATAGTATGTGGGATACCAGTTTAGTAAATTATGTTAGTACAAATCCAGTCACGGTGACTATTATGTTAAAATCGGACATAGCTTTTGCACAAATGGAAACTCAAATGAATCCTGAGGCGTGGACGTTTCAAAGCTTTCACTTTGCTCGCAATGTCGCTTATGATGGAATTCCAATTGGTCGTTCGATTACAAAGATTTCAGACGTGTACATTCAAAATGCATTACCAGTTGTAAAACATCAACTTGCAAATGCAGGCGTTAGATTGGCAAGGCATTTAGAAAAATTATTTTCTAAGTATAATACCAATGAATAA
- a CDS encoding glycerol-3-phosphate dehydrogenase/oxidase, which yields MPTNKKLSSSKTKSFRNSETSVYDLLVIGGGITGAHVLWDSTLRGMKSVLLEKNDYASGTSQATSKMIHGGLRYLKNLEFGLVRESLRERATLARITPQAVQTMGILVPLYSNVERVVLKFGMILYDALSYDRNTNICKDRLIPKYDFLSKEQILLESPTIQQEKLKGAYLYYDYLNINPERHTCEFIFSARERGAEAKNYTEVVSITRSNDSLYTIIARDRISGKEIIYRTRTVINAAGPWADFVESIAGVEIDKHLVRSKGIHIVTRKIGGDKILVTKKKDGTHLFVIPWRNKTIIGTTDTEYTDHPDRFRVTKKDIEELLNEINNCFGYTNLTLKDVDFYYGGLRPLVEDLGEGRSTYNTSRKTEIIDHRELGFPGFLTAMGGKYTTSRSVAEEVVNKVADYLPGNFRVCETSSVPPSTGNYSDLVSLVKDLQKKFTKFNGEWIETLAFRYGSQSYRILEKGKPEEEFYILQNGEKFYESEVKFITNREDIRFATDFFFRRSGVGVPGLLEEKEINRLFGSLGRHLGWNQTRIRQEIKTVKDRYKIY from the coding sequence ATGCCAACCAATAAAAAGTTATCTTCTTCAAAAACAAAATCATTTAGAAACTCAGAAACTTCCGTCTATGACTTGTTAGTGATCGGAGGAGGAATTACAGGAGCACATGTACTCTGGGATTCCACTTTGAGAGGAATGAAATCGGTTCTTTTAGAAAAAAACGACTACGCTTCTGGAACCAGTCAGGCGACGTCTAAAATGATTCATGGAGGATTACGGTATTTAAAAAATTTAGAGTTTGGACTTGTCAGAGAATCTTTGAGAGAAAGGGCTACTTTGGCCAGAATTACACCGCAAGCGGTTCAGACAATGGGGATTCTGGTTCCACTTTATTCGAACGTGGAGAGGGTTGTTTTGAAGTTCGGAATGATTTTATACGACGCTCTGTCTTATGATCGCAATACAAATATATGTAAAGATAGATTGATTCCTAAATATGATTTTCTTTCTAAAGAACAAATACTTTTAGAATCTCCTACAATCCAACAAGAAAAACTAAAAGGGGCTTACTTATATTATGATTATTTAAACATCAATCCAGAAAGACATACTTGTGAATTTATCTTTTCTGCAAGGGAAAGAGGGGCGGAAGCAAAAAATTATACAGAAGTGGTTTCTATCACTCGTTCGAATGATTCTTTATACACAATCATTGCAAGAGATAGAATTTCAGGAAAGGAAATTATATATAGAACTAGGACGGTCATTAACGCAGCCGGACCTTGGGCGGATTTTGTGGAATCTATTGCAGGAGTTGAAATTGATAAACACCTCGTAAGATCCAAGGGAATACACATAGTTACCAGAAAAATTGGTGGGGATAAAATTTTAGTAACAAAAAAAAAGGACGGTACACATCTTTTTGTAATTCCTTGGAGAAACAAAACGATCATCGGAACGACGGATACAGAATATACGGATCATCCGGATCGTTTTAGAGTTACTAAAAAAGATATAGAAGAATTGTTAAACGAAATCAATAATTGTTTTGGATATACAAATCTGACTTTAAAAGACGTGGATTTTTATTACGGAGGTTTGAGACCTCTTGTAGAAGATTTAGGTGAGGGCAGGTCTACATACAATACTTCCAGAAAGACGGAAATCATCGATCATAGAGAACTTGGTTTTCCGGGTTTTTTGACGGCGATGGGAGGGAAATATACAACGAGTCGTAGTGTAGCGGAAGAAGTAGTCAATAAGGTAGCCGATTATCTTCCGGGAAATTTTCGAGTTTGTGAGACTTCCTCGGTTCCACCTTCTACCGGAAATTATTCCGATCTTGTTTCACTTGTCAAGGATCTACAGAAAAAATTTACTAAATTTAATGGAGAATGGATCGAGACTTTAGCGTTTCGTTATGGGTCTCAATCGTATCGAATACTTGAAAAGGGTAAACCGGAAGAAGAATTTTATATTCTTCAAAACGGAGAAAAATTTTATGAAAGCGAAGTAAAATTTATCACAAATAGAGAAGACATACGATTTGCCACCGATTTTTTCTTTCGTAGATCTGGAGTGGGTGTGCCGGGTTTATTGGAAGAAAAAGAAATAAATAGACTTTTCGGATCGTTAGGAAGACATCTTGGTTGGAACCAGACCCGAATTCGTCAAGAAATCAAAACGGTAAAGGATCGTTATAAGATTTATTAG
- a CDS encoding NYN domain-containing protein codes for MSSQVAIDGFNLIYKFPDLEEFMYQNRLSDARRTLLEWMELYSKKKKKQNFHVFFDGKKEIGNEVLQETFGKLNVYYSLDRKADDLIKEFVRTQIRPADVQVVSSDKEIFYHAKKWGAYPISSEEFASIITAEIFPSKQKIDLEEFKDKKLSSEELEYWKNLFRKGR; via the coding sequence ATGTCATCTCAAGTGGCGATTGACGGTTTTAATCTGATCTATAAATTTCCAGATTTGGAAGAATTCATGTATCAAAATCGACTTTCTGATGCCAGACGAACTCTTTTGGAATGGATGGAGTTGTATTCCAAAAAAAAGAAAAAACAAAACTTTCACGTTTTTTTTGACGGAAAAAAAGAAATAGGAAACGAAGTTCTCCAAGAAACATTCGGAAAATTGAACGTATATTATAGTCTAGATAGAAAGGCGGATGACTTGATTAAGGAATTTGTTCGAACTCAAATTCGTCCGGCCGATGTTCAAGTAGTCAGTTCGGATAAGGAAATTTTTTATCACGCAAAAAAATGGGGTGCTTATCCGATTTCTTCGGAAGAATTTGCATCCATCATCACCGCGGAAATTTTCCCTTCTAAACAGAAAATCGATCTAGAAGAATTCAAAGATAAAAAACTGAGTTCCGAAGAATTGGAATATTGGAAAAATTTATTTAGGAAGGGTAGATAA
- a CDS encoding DUF1574 domain-containing protein, which produces MFRNRFLLIPFVIFVISFGIDKLISSTIFEPYYSLSLSDLNFRHKEFLFEELKDYLKKKDRKKVLVYFGNSRALLFRNDYIEKKYPDWVLFNFSVPGGSPDYYLYWLERFQSDGVKPDFILMDESIEIFNSSSILTLDEVLFYGLNPLFVLRHSDRYSNSDLTGYIVKKLFHTVKNRPRWSVIRARAKEGGILAKGYSKLRSEIWENLKRQRGSATSDSSPRVVLPAELLKKRSNTDFKSYLGIFTFNPKMLANQEDAIRIVKEMGISYAMIWVRVARPYFELYKTKKVSMGDQDEKTPYEIMIPILQKLHESTETSFWNMNEDEEYHCDDFSDPGHMSPNCFNDYADFIFKRLQK; this is translated from the coding sequence ATGTTTCGAAATCGATTTCTTCTGATTCCTTTTGTTATATTTGTGATCTCGTTTGGAATCGATAAGTTAATTAGTTCCACAATTTTTGAACCTTATTATTCTTTGAGTCTTTCCGATTTGAATTTCAGACATAAGGAATTTCTTTTTGAAGAATTGAAAGATTATCTGAAAAAAAAGGACCGTAAAAAAGTTTTGGTTTATTTTGGAAATTCCAGAGCACTTTTATTTAGAAATGATTATATAGAAAAAAAATATCCGGATTGGGTTTTGTTCAATTTTTCCGTTCCCGGAGGATCTCCCGATTATTATTTGTATTGGTTGGAACGTTTTCAATCCGATGGCGTAAAACCGGATTTTATCTTGATGGACGAATCGATAGAAATTTTTAATTCTTCTTCTATTTTGACCTTGGACGAGGTTCTTTTTTACGGATTAAATCCTCTTTTTGTATTGAGACATTCAGATCGTTATTCTAATTCGGATCTTACTGGTTATATAGTCAAAAAATTATTTCATACGGTTAAAAACCGTCCTAGATGGAGCGTAATTCGTGCTCGGGCTAAAGAAGGAGGAATTTTAGCAAAAGGTTATAGTAAACTGCGTTCCGAAATTTGGGAAAATCTTAAAAGACAAAGAGGTAGTGCCACTTCGGATTCAAGTCCCAGAGTTGTGTTGCCTGCGGAGCTTCTTAAAAAAAGATCGAACACTGATTTTAAATCTTATTTAGGTATTTTTACGTTCAATCCGAAGATGCTCGCAAACCAAGAAGACGCGATTCGAATTGTCAAAGAAATGGGAATTTCCTACGCTATGATTTGGGTAAGAGTCGCTCGTCCTTACTTTGAACTTTATAAAACTAAAAAAGTTTCGATGGGCGATCAAGATGAAAAAACTCCCTACGAAATTATGATTCCTATTTTACAAAAATTGCATGAATCTACCGAGACTTCTTTTTGGAACATGAACGAAGATGAGGAGTATCATTGTGACGATTTTAGCGATCCTGGTCATATGTCTCCGAATTGTTTTAATGACTACGCCGACTTCATATTCAAAAGATTACAGAAATAG
- a CDS encoding SIR2 family NAD-dependent protein deacylase — MKEFIAKHKNKLRKISAISGAGISAESGIPTFRGKEGLWKNFRAEDLATPQAFSKNPKLVWEWYLWRRNIIKTKRPNPGHFALAELERIHPDFFLITQNVDGLHSQAGSKKLTEIHGNIFINRCISCGQESKEKISENTTSLPPQCQNCNSFLRPGVVWFGESYDDPKLNLSIQRMKHTDLLLVLGTSGSVSMPVYLSQIAKDSGALLVEINPELSSFSSSVDLFLQGKTGEVLPELIREILDNLS; from the coding sequence ATGAAAGAATTTATAGCAAAACACAAAAATAAACTCCGAAAAATCAGTGCAATTTCTGGAGCGGGTATTTCTGCTGAAAGTGGAATTCCTACATTTCGCGGAAAGGAAGGTCTATGGAAAAATTTTAGAGCAGAAGATCTTGCAACTCCTCAAGCTTTTTCCAAAAATCCTAAACTAGTCTGGGAATGGTATCTTTGGAGAAGAAATATCATCAAGACCAAACGTCCCAACCCTGGACATTTTGCACTTGCGGAATTAGAAAGAATACATCCAGATTTTTTTCTAATCACTCAAAACGTGGACGGTCTACATTCTCAAGCAGGTTCTAAAAAATTAACCGAAATTCATGGAAATATTTTTATCAATCGATGTATTTCATGCGGACAAGAATCTAAGGAAAAAATATCCGAAAACACAACGTCTCTTCCTCCGCAATGTCAAAATTGTAATTCTTTTTTAAGACCGGGAGTCGTTTGGTTCGGAGAAAGTTACGACGATCCTAAATTGAATCTTTCTATCCAAAGAATGAAACATACGGATCTATTACTCGTTCTTGGAACCTCTGGTTCCGTCAGTATGCCTGTTTATCTATCACAAATCGCAAAAGATTCCGGCGCGCTTCTTGTAGAAATCAATCCGGAACTTTCTTCGTTTTCATCTTCCGTAGATTTGTTTCTGCAAGGCAAAACGGGTGAGGTTTTACCGGAATTAATACGAGAAATTTTAGACAATCTATCCTAA